A region from the Methylocystis iwaonis genome encodes:
- the cpaB gene encoding Flp pilus assembly protein CpaB, producing MNKAQMAVLGVAVAAGGAAFLMMNTSSPPPSPVEVAAPQPPVNVDQVLVAARDLPYGTEIADADTNWVDWPSAALPPGALTKSTAPNAKEDVKSSYVRIPISANEPVRKERLVKGVTAGLMSTMVSPGKRAVAIDVTLNNTAGGFILPNDRVDVIRTYRDPEATKDLGHEVYGSEVVLSNVRVLAMGQTIEKKGAEPVVTGSTATLELDPRQAELIVLAQRTGQLVLSLRPITDAIAKDASAEAPNDGSGEDTLTVVKHGVPANLRTK from the coding sequence ATGAATAAAGCACAAATGGCAGTTCTGGGCGTTGCGGTCGCCGCTGGCGGCGCTGCGTTCTTGATGATGAACACATCCAGTCCGCCGCCCTCGCCCGTAGAGGTCGCAGCGCCTCAGCCGCCGGTCAATGTCGATCAGGTGCTCGTCGCCGCCCGTGATCTTCCTTACGGCACGGAGATCGCCGACGCCGACACGAATTGGGTCGATTGGCCGTCCGCAGCGCTTCCGCCGGGGGCGCTGACGAAGAGCACGGCGCCAAACGCCAAAGAGGACGTGAAGTCCTCATATGTGCGCATCCCGATTTCCGCGAATGAGCCAGTGCGTAAGGAACGCTTGGTCAAGGGCGTTACCGCCGGCCTGATGTCGACCATGGTGTCGCCGGGCAAACGCGCTGTCGCCATCGATGTGACGCTCAACAACACGGCGGGCGGATTCATCCTTCCCAACGATCGCGTCGACGTCATTCGCACGTACCGCGATCCGGAGGCCACGAAAGATCTCGGGCATGAGGTCTATGGCTCCGAGGTCGTTCTTTCGAATGTGCGCGTCCTCGCGATGGGGCAGACGATCGAGAAAAAAGGCGCGGAGCCCGTTGTGACCGGTTCGACCGCCACTCTCGAGCTCGATCCCCGTCAAGCCGAACTCATCGTTCTCGCCCAGCGCACCGGACAGCTCGTCCTTTCCCTGCGACCCATCACCGACGCGATCGCAAAGGATGCCTCCGCCGAGGCGCCCAATGACGGTTCCGGCGAGGACACGCTGACCGTCGTCAAGCATGGCGTGCCCGCAAATCTTCGAACGAAGTGA
- a CDS encoding Flp family type IVb pilin: protein MNQIFARFVRDESGATAIEYGLIASLIGIAIIAAITALGTKLSGTFSKVAGNLI from the coding sequence ATGAACCAGATCTTCGCGCGTTTCGTGAGAGACGAATCCGGCGCCACCGCGATCGAATACGGCCTGATTGCGTCGCTCATCGGCATCGCCATCATCGCGGCGATAACGGCCCTCGGCACCAAGCTCTCGGGAACTTTTTCAAAGGTTGCCGGCAACCTGATCTGA
- a CDS encoding A24 family peptidase — MIESAALIVFPAAMVFAAFSDLFTMTIPNRVSLILIVVFFALAAYIPLSWNVIVTHVSCGLAVLALTFVLFQRGWVGGGDAKLASATALWLGWENLLDYGLVASIAGGALTLVILMMRWNELPSRLLSVKFIARLAEKTNGVPYGIALAIAGLLIYPQTGLWSRLGGL, encoded by the coding sequence ATGATCGAGTCAGCCGCGCTCATCGTCTTCCCGGCCGCCATGGTTTTTGCGGCCTTCTCCGATCTTTTCACGATGACGATACCCAACCGCGTCTCGCTCATTCTCATTGTCGTCTTTTTCGCGCTCGCGGCCTATATCCCGCTTTCCTGGAACGTGATTGTAACGCATGTCTCCTGCGGGCTCGCCGTTCTTGCGCTGACTTTCGTGCTTTTCCAACGCGGCTGGGTCGGCGGCGGCGACGCCAAGCTCGCCTCTGCGACAGCGCTTTGGCTCGGCTGGGAGAATCTCCTCGATTACGGCCTGGTCGCGTCCATCGCCGGCGGCGCGCTCACCCTCGTGATCCTGATGATGCGTTGGAACGAGTTGCCCAGCCGCTTGCTCTCCGTAAAATTCATCGCGCGTCTCGCCGAGAAGACGAATGGCGTGCCTTATGGAATTGCGTTGGCGATCGCCGGTCTGCTCATCTACCCGCAGACGGGCCTCTGGAGCCGCCTCGGCGGGCTCTGA
- a CDS encoding pilus assembly protein N-terminal domain-containing protein, which yields MVNRMNLSLPLFREALLVIASVAGFHAAAASAAPADDRAIRVDIDYARIVKIPQGAQTLVIGNPLVADVTMLKNSQLMVITGKSFGSTNLIVLDRSGAQVGESIVTVVPSESKVVVQRGFHRESLSCNPKCAKAVDLADDVQYMNTTIDAAKAYDSAASSARR from the coding sequence ATGGTGAACCGAATGAATCTGTCTCTGCCTCTTTTCCGCGAGGCTTTGCTTGTAATTGCCAGCGTCGCTGGATTTCACGCGGCGGCGGCATCGGCCGCGCCCGCCGACGACCGCGCAATCCGCGTGGATATCGACTATGCGCGTATCGTGAAGATTCCGCAGGGCGCGCAGACGCTCGTGATCGGCAATCCGCTCGTCGCCGACGTGACGATGCTCAAGAACAGCCAGCTCATGGTCATCACGGGGAAGAGCTTCGGGTCGACGAATTTGATCGTTCTGGATCGAAGCGGCGCGCAAGTTGGCGAGTCGATCGTCACCGTCGTCCCGTCAGAAAGCAAGGTCGTCGTTCAGCGCGGCTTTCATCGCGAATCGCTTTCCTGCAATCCCAAATGCGCGAAAGCCGTCGATCTGGCGGACGACGTGCAATATATGAACACCACCATCGACGCTGCCAAGGCCTACGACTCGGCCGCCTCGTCGGCGCGACGCTAG